A single window of Streptomyces sudanensis DNA harbors:
- the cmk gene encoding (d)CMP kinase gives MIVAIDGPSGTGKSSTSRAVAARLGLGYLDTGAQYRAITWWMITNGIDVDDPAAVAGAAGKPVIVSGTDPSQPTITVDGVDASGPIRTQEVTSKVSAVSAVPEVRTRITGLQRSIAASAPLGIVVEGRDIGTTVLPDADLKVFLTASPEARAARRAAELAGADVSATREALVRRDAADSTRKTSPLAKAADAVELDTTELTLQQVVEHVIALVAERRGAAK, from the coding sequence ACGGGCAAGTCGAGCACCTCCAGGGCCGTCGCCGCCCGGCTCGGCCTCGGCTACCTGGACACCGGCGCCCAGTACCGGGCGATCACCTGGTGGATGATCACCAACGGGATCGACGTGGACGACCCCGCCGCCGTGGCCGGCGCCGCCGGCAAGCCCGTGATCGTCTCCGGCACCGACCCGTCCCAACCGACGATCACCGTCGACGGCGTCGACGCCTCCGGCCCGATCCGCACGCAGGAGGTCACCTCCAAGGTCAGCGCCGTCAGCGCGGTCCCCGAGGTGCGCACCCGGATCACCGGGCTCCAGCGCTCCATCGCGGCCTCCGCCCCGCTCGGCATCGTCGTCGAGGGCCGCGACATCGGCACCACCGTCCTGCCCGACGCCGACCTCAAGGTCTTCCTCACCGCCTCCCCGGAGGCCCGCGCCGCCCGCCGCGCCGCCGAACTGGCGGGCGCCGACGTCTCCGCCACCAGGGAAGCCCTGGTCAGGCGGGACGCCGCCGACTCCACCCGGAAGACCTCCCCCCTCGCCAAGGCCGCCGACGCCGTCGAGCTGGACACCACGGAGCTGACGCTCCAGCAGGTCGTCGAGCACGTGATCGCCCTGGTGGCGGAGAGGCGGGGAGCCGCCAAGTGA
- a CDS encoding lysophospholipid acyltransferase family protein encodes MYGLWRPRVLGAWRVPASGPVILAANHTHVLDGPMVIGTSPWPVHFLVKKEAFVGPLGRFMTATGQLPVDRAAADRTAVTGALDVLASGGVLGIFPEGTRGDGDFAALRAGLAYFALRSGAPIVPVAVLGSGERRGRLIRALPPLRGRVDVVFGDPFDAGDGSGRRTRGALDDATVRIHKRLTAHLEDARRLTGR; translated from the coding sequence ATGTACGGCTTGTGGAGGCCGCGCGTGCTGGGCGCCTGGCGCGTACCGGCCTCCGGCCCCGTCATCCTCGCCGCCAACCACACCCACGTCCTCGACGGCCCCATGGTCATCGGCACGTCCCCCTGGCCCGTGCACTTCCTGGTCAAGAAGGAGGCGTTCGTCGGGCCGCTCGGCCGCTTCATGACGGCGACCGGGCAGCTCCCGGTCGACCGCGCCGCCGCCGACCGCACCGCGGTCACCGGCGCCCTGGACGTCCTCGCCTCCGGCGGCGTCCTCGGGATCTTCCCCGAGGGCACCCGCGGCGACGGCGACTTCGCGGCGCTGCGCGCCGGCCTCGCCTACTTCGCCCTGCGGTCCGGCGCGCCGATCGTCCCGGTCGCGGTCCTGGGGAGCGGAGAGCGCCGCGGACGGCTGATCAGGGCGCTGCCGCCGCTGCGCGGCCGCGTCGACGTCGTCTTCGGCGACCCCTTCGACGCCGGCGACGGCAGCGGGCGCCGCACCCGCGGGGCCCTGGACGACGCCACCGTACGCATCCACAAGCGGCTCACCGCCCACCTGGAGGACGCCAGGCGCCTCACCGGGCGCTGA
- the der gene encoding ribosome biogenesis GTPase Der: protein MNDQHDHGALGDAEYAEFMELAAEEGFDADEVEGAIEEAGHGPLPVLAVVGRPNVGKSTLVNRIIGRREAVVEDRPGVTRDRVTYEAEWAGRRFKVVDTGGWEQDVFGIDASVAAQAEFAIDAADAVVFVVDATVGATDTDEAVVKLLRRAGKPVVLAANKVDGPSGEADAAMLWSLGLGEPFPVSALHGRGTGDLLDEVLKALPEAPEQTFGAAVGGPRRVALVGRPNVGKSSLLNKLAGEERVVVNELAGTTRDPVDELIELGGKTWKFVDTAGIRKKVHLQEGADYYASLRTAAAVEKAEVAVVLIDTTESISVQDQRIITMAVEAGRALVIAYNKWDELDEERRYYLEREIETEMQQVSWAPRVNVSARTGRHMDKLVPAIETALAGWETRVPTGRLNAFLGELVAAHPHPIRGGKQPRILFGTQAGTKPPRFVLFASGFLEHGYRRFVERRLREEFGFDGTPIHLSVRVREKRGRKK, encoded by the coding sequence ATGAACGACCAGCACGACCACGGGGCACTTGGCGACGCCGAGTACGCGGAGTTCATGGAGCTCGCCGCCGAGGAGGGCTTCGACGCCGACGAGGTGGAGGGCGCGATCGAGGAGGCCGGGCACGGCCCGCTGCCCGTCCTCGCCGTCGTCGGCCGCCCGAACGTCGGCAAGTCCACCCTGGTCAACCGGATCATCGGCCGCCGCGAGGCCGTCGTCGAGGACCGCCCCGGCGTCACCCGCGACCGCGTCACCTACGAGGCCGAGTGGGCCGGCCGCCGCTTCAAGGTCGTCGACACCGGCGGCTGGGAGCAGGACGTGTTCGGCATCGACGCCTCCGTCGCCGCGCAGGCCGAGTTCGCGATCGACGCGGCCGACGCGGTCGTCTTCGTGGTCGACGCGACCGTGGGCGCCACCGACACCGACGAGGCCGTCGTCAAGCTGCTGCGCCGCGCCGGCAAGCCCGTCGTCCTCGCCGCGAACAAGGTCGACGGACCGTCCGGCGAGGCCGACGCCGCGATGCTGTGGTCCCTCGGCCTCGGCGAGCCGTTCCCGGTCTCCGCGCTGCACGGCCGCGGCACCGGCGACCTCCTCGACGAGGTCCTCAAGGCCCTCCCCGAAGCGCCCGAGCAGACGTTCGGTGCCGCCGTCGGCGGCCCCCGCCGCGTCGCCCTCGTCGGCCGCCCGAACGTCGGCAAGTCGTCCCTCCTGAACAAGCTCGCGGGCGAGGAGCGGGTCGTCGTCAACGAACTCGCCGGCACCACCCGCGACCCGGTCGACGAGCTCATCGAACTGGGCGGCAAGACCTGGAAGTTCGTCGACACCGCGGGCATCCGCAAGAAGGTCCACCTCCAGGAGGGCGCGGACTACTACGCCTCCCTGCGCACCGCCGCCGCCGTCGAGAAGGCCGAGGTGGCCGTCGTCCTGATCGACACCACCGAGTCCATCTCCGTCCAGGACCAGCGGATCATCACGATGGCCGTCGAGGCGGGCCGGGCGCTCGTCATCGCCTACAACAAGTGGGACGAGCTCGACGAGGAGCGCCGCTACTACCTGGAGCGCGAGATCGAGACCGAGATGCAGCAGGTCTCGTGGGCGCCCCGGGTGAACGTCTCCGCCCGCACCGGCCGCCACATGGACAAGCTCGTCCCGGCGATCGAGACCGCGCTCGCCGGCTGGGAGACCCGCGTCCCCACCGGCCGCCTCAACGCCTTCCTCGGCGAACTGGTCGCCGCCCACCCGCACCCGATCCGCGGCGGCAAGCAGCCCCGCATCCTGTTCGGCACGCAGGCCGGCACCAAGCCGCCCCGGTTCGTGCTGTTCGCGTCCGGCTTCCTGGAGCACGGCTACCGCCGGTTCGTGGAACGCCGCCTGCGCGAGGAGTTCGGCTTCGACGGCACTCCCATCCACCTCTCGGTGCGGGTCCGCGAGAAGCGCGGCCGCAAGAAGTAG